In the genome of Pusillimonas sp. T7-7, the window TGCAGACAGTCAATGCCGCCTAGTTGAGTACTGCGTAACGATTTAACGGCGACCGTGATAGATGATTGATCCGACGGGCGAAAAAGCTTGAAAAGGTTGGGAAAACGCGTCCGGGCGTGGCGCATGGAACGCATCCGGTTTCGAGTTACGGCCGAGCGCGTCTGGGTTCATTTTGGATGGCACCGCATCCTGCAACTTGGACTGTGGTGACTTTGCACCTAGCTGATGGGCGTGATCTTTGCTGCCGGTAGACAATGCGGGCACTTTGACGTGTTCCGTTGATTTGGCGCCGGCCAGGACCTTGTCGACGTAGCCGTTGATGAGTCCGTTTCGATAGTTGCCGGTGTTGTAACAACTGAGTGCCGCTAACAATGCATCAGGACCGTTCAGTTTTTTGCTGGCGCCTTCGTAGCAATTGACCAACACACGTTGCGCTGCGCCCAGGTTCGTGCAAGGGTCGAAAACGTTCTCTGGCGTAATGCCAAGCCATTTCCAATTCGCGCTATTGATCTGGCCATAACCAGCATCGAAGTTCTTGCCTGAGTCGAGCAGGGCTTGTACCGCCTGGATGGCCTCTTTACGTGTTTTCGATTTGATGCTTCGATGTGGCTTTTCATTGACGCCAATCGCCAAGGGATCGAAGCCCGATTCATGGCGCACGATGGCCATCATTGTGGTGGCATGTACGTCGGGTGCGCAAGCCTTGGCCAATTCTATAAATTCGATCATGTCACACATTCCCTACCAGCTCGAGTGGTTGCGTCTGAATCGCTCTTCTTCAAGCTTGCGCTTTTCTAGCGCAGCTTGGTACTTGACCATTTCCGATTCGTAATCCTCAGGGGAAACCCAATACCCCCCGTCTTCGACCGTACCGAGATAAACCGGCGTCGTTTCTACTAAGTCGGTGTATTCGTGTTGGACATAAGCCCCGCAATAATTCGGTTTTCTATCGCGAGTGCGAATCCATTCATTGCCGTATTGGTCGGTATGCCAGGAGCCCAACGCTCGATTGAGTGACTTTGCATCACAGCGCCCGGCACCCTTGGAGATTGCGTCAGCCAGCGAAGCCATTTCGGGTGTTTGTGAAGCTGAGGGGCATTGCTGCAAGAAGTTATGACGGGCTGCAATTGTGTCGGACAGGCGCTTCTCGTTGATTCCGTAGAAGTACGAAAGTGCTGGGTTGCATGTCGATGTGGCTCCACCGGCGCTTGACGACAGGCACAGGAGTGCTTCGCATGCCAGACGGACCGTTCCTGTAAAAAGAGAGAAGTCACCGGCCTGCGCTTGCGCTCTGGCTCCTGATGAAAGCAATAAGGCCGGTAGAACGAGACTGAACGCGCAAAATCTGCGAACGCGTAAGTGAATCGTCATGATTTGCTCCTATGGAGAATATTTGAAAGTGGCGACCGGATCGTGCCGTGCACAGATAGCAGGCAGAGATTTTCATGTACAGGGAAAGGACGAATGAGTCGTCCTGCGCATGTTTACTTGGACCAAAGTCGTAGCTGCGTCGTGGCAGATAGCAAACTGGACCTACTTTGGGCAGCAAACGTGATCGCCGTCGCCAGAGTGAACGCAGTGGTGAGTCGAATAGGTCGGAGGTGTAATACTTGCGTTATACGTGCCGAAGCAAGACGCCCACCATGCGTTTGGGCTGTTTCCACTGGATTTCCATCTTCCAGACTCACAATTTAGAAGTTTGCCGGCACTGTTGCGCCCGACAAGCCCGAAGGGTGTGCAAGCAGCTCCCTCCGTGGCGATGCCACCAAGTTGGACATATTCACGTGTGATGAGACGATTACCTGTGATGTACTGACTAGCGGCGAGATTTCCAGACGCAGAGACATTGCCCGATGCGGTGACGTTACCCATTGCACTCAGATGCCTTCCTCTGACATCGCCCGACGCCGTCACATTACCTGAGGCGGCCACGTTACCAGATGCGCTGACACTTCCGCCGGTCGATACGCTACCTGATGCGCGAAAGTTGCCCGCTTGATCGATGCTTGCGATCTCGGCCGTCCAGGGACTGTTGACCCATCGATATTTTCCATTCAGGTTCTGCATCCACATGGTCTGCCCATTGGCTGCGGTCATACGCATCCGCTGCCCTTGTCCGCCGACCCAGTTCAGGCTCGCAGTCTCAGTCCATACTCCTGCCTGGCAAGACATTGGGTTACCAGCGGCATCGCGTGCTATGGCCCCCGCAGGCGAACATGAGGTGGCTTGAGCGACGACTCTGGTGAGATGGGCCTCGCCAGTCTGGATCGATGAGGCGGACCTGATGGCATTCGAAGCCATGTTGATATCCGTGTTCATGCGGTTTACCTCCGGCCTACCTGGCACGGCACTTCTATGTAGGAACTCGGACATCATTCCGGCATCGGAGACAAACATGCCTACGGCCAAGTGGCCTAATCCAGGCGATCCGCCGAAGCTCGACAGGGCGGCCTGCCAGCCGCCGTTGTTGCCGACGGCCGTATTCGGTTGATCGGACCGGATCGAACCGCCTGCTTTGAGTTTGCCGGCAATACGTAGCAAGTGCTTGTCGGGTATTGCACGACCACCTTCTGTCACCACGAGCGGTTCTAGCACGTTGCGTGTGTTTGATCCCGACCCTTGGGTCGTATGGCGCACACGCAACGTGTAGCGTTGACCGTAGGGATTGTTCTGAGCGATGTTCGGGCTCAGATATCCGGTATCGCGCAGGGTGGCCTGAGAAATGGTTCTTGCAGCGCCATTTAATGGAAGTGTGGCTGTCAATGACGCATAGTTATCACTGACGTACTGAGCAGCCGCAATACTAATTTTCTCCAAGTGCGCAGCCGTCTCGTTAATTTGTGGCGTAGCCCGTTGCTCTGCGATGACCGAAGACAACCCTTGGTAGAGTAGTGTCACGATCGCGATCGCGGCGAGCATTTCAAATAGCCCAAAGCCTTTTTGCTTGCGGGGACCGCCGCATTTGTCCAATGCATTGGTCAGAATGTTGGATATGTTTCTCATGCTCAGACACTCGATTCAATTGGCAGACTGTTTAGATGCCGCTCAAGTCCCGGGCAGCCTGCTGTGTGATTTCGTCGCCCAGACCAACGAAATTGCCTTGACGAATCTTGCCGATTGCGCCGGTGCACGCTGGATCTGAGTGGTCAAGGATCAAGCTTCGCGATTGATAGCGAGCTTCAGGGTCCTGATCGGGAATGGGGACGTACTGCTTAGTCAGGTGGATGATGCCTGCCACGGACATAGCCAGCCTGGCATTCGCCTCGGCGCTGCTCGAATGCCGCGATCGCATATACGCTTGGTATTTGTCGAATGCCTCCTCAATCGAAGAGGCGTGCATCGTCGCAATAACTGGCATATCGGTGTTGGCAATATCCTGAGCCTCTACTGCAGTTAGCGCGTCCCGAATTTCCCCAACGAAGACAAGGTTTGCACGGGACCGTCGGACCAACTGCAGTGCTGTATGGTATCCGCCCTCATGACGGGTGACCGGAAACTGCAGAACGCGACCTGCACCTTGCCGACCCCCCATTTGCACTTCGGCCGTCGGGTCCTCCAGGGCAATGCCAGTGCCACCCAAGGTGGCGATTCGTTGAGCAAACAAACTTGATGCCGTCGTCGTCTTGCCAGCGCCAAAGCCGCCGGTTACAAGAATCAGTCCATGCAATCGGGGCCTCAGCACGTACGTAGCAAAACGACGCGGGACGGGTAGCTCGCTTAGTGGGCGAACTTGCGCATCAATACGAGATAGAAACCAAATGGGCCCGTTATCTTGCTCCATGGTTGTGGCGCGAAACCGCAGTGTGTCGTACTGTATCGTGAATTCGGCCCCGTATTTATGCCTTTGCAAACACAACTCCCGTAGGGCCCGCACATCCTCTGCAAACTCATCTTCGACGCATCTCGCTTCGATGACGGTGGGGCCCTCGATCTTGACATCGCAGAAATCTGGGCCCAGCACAATATCCACGAAATGGGCTTGGGCCAAACGCTTGGTTTTCATCAGTAAGCCACGAAAGTCAGATCCGAAGCGCCCGTGTCGCTGCACGTCGGTGCGGGTTCGACAAACTCTCCGGTATTCATCGCCGTGACAACAAAGCGGTCACACGCATCACTGGGCACTGCGTTGTACGCGATCTCCAATTGGCTTGCCGTGCCAGTCACGACTACGGTTCCTCCCCAGCCATGGCGCACGGTTCCTCCTGGCGCTGAACCTGTCATATTGCCGAACGCTTTGATGCGCTGTAAAGCTGGATTGTCCACGTTGGCATAAGATCCACCAGATTTGAGAGACTTGGCCCCCGACGTGACCATCATGAGGTTGGTGCTTTCTACGGTTACGTTGGTGCCGCTATTGATGTATTGATAGATTCCGTAGCCCGCCAACGCGACAGCTACGAATATCGCTAGACTCCAGACAGCTGGCGACATATAGAATCCGTGCTGACGCTGGCGCAGGTGGCGGTTATCGGCAGTCTTTGTCAAAAGTTCGAGAAGTTTCATAGTTCACCTATCTAAAGGAAAGGAAAATAATTTCAATGACGCTAAGCGCCAAAAGCAAAATGCAAACGGCAACCCATGCCATGCTGATGGCACTGAGCCGACGCGAGAATTTCTGGATTTGATTTGCAGTGTCTTCGAGCCAGTTCTCGGCGTACTCGATCAGGGCGTCGTCAGAGCCGGACAGCGACCCCATGGTTTCCATGACCGGCAGAGCCTCCCAGTCGGGAAAGTCATGGCCGGCATTTCGAAACGATGTGCCCAGGTTGTAGCCCTGGCGTACGCCGTACATTGCTGCCGAGATACGCGTTTTGAGCCACGGATTGGCGTTTTGCGCCAAGCTGGCCAAGGCGGTCTGAATGGGAATTCCACTCTTTTGCAGCACGGCAAACGTATAAAGAAAGAGAGCCCCGTGCGTGCGCCGATAAATGGACCATGGCGGATATCGGTCTGCCTTGATGCGCCAAGTTCCCTTCCAGCGGCTAAGGGAACCGATGATGGTGCACGTCGCCACAATCGGAAGCGCGATCGCCAAGTACCAGTATTGGTTGACGAACATGGCAGCCCACAGGACGATCTGAGTTTTGGTGGAGAACATCGCCGTGCTGTGAATTCCCATGGTAGGCAGCATTGTGTCGCTGATGAAGTAAAGCATTCCCATAATCATCAACATCAGCACTAATGGATAGGCGAACGCTCCTACGATCTGCATCCACATACCGCCTTGCTGGCGAGCGAAACGTCCCGCCATGCTGAACGCATTGATCAGGTTTCCCGAGCGCTCGCCCGAAGCCAGGATGGCTAGCTCGGCTGGGGGAAGCCATTCTTTGAGCGCTTGGTCCAGGGGAAGACTCCTTCGCAACCATGCCGTCTCGGCCACTGCAGCAATAACCGGCCTGAATATTGGCTTGCGACCACCCAGTAGCATAAAGAGCTTATTACCAGCACGTTGCCACATGGACAGATGCTTGCTGTACGTTTCATTTAACTTGCGTAATGCCTCAAGCTTACGAGCGCCAGCACGCAGATACAGTTCCATGGATCTGTAGAAGTTGACACGCTGGTCTCGTTTGAAGGCGCTGCGCCGACTGTGCGCATTGAACGCACGCAACATGGGACTCATTGAGCCACCTCCCATAGCTGGTCATCGGCGTTCAGTGGCAAAACCGTGCGTTCGGCGTCGCTAGGATCAATCAGTCCCGCGTTGATTTTCTCAATCATGTGAGCCGCCTTGGTTTTGCCACCTCGTTCAAGCACCCATTCCCTTCGCAAGGCCTGTGCACCCTTGGTTCGATAGACCGTCATAAGCGCGTGATCGGTTGTCATGACCTCGGCACAGATGGTGCGTATACGCAGGACGCCTCTGTAACAGTGTTCGCAGCCGCGACCGCGTAGGCGCACAGTTTCGGGATTGCAGTGCTTCTCTATGCGAGTAATCAAGCCGGTAGAAAGTCCGTTTCGGCCTTCTTCGTAAGGCTTGGAGCAATGCGGGCACACCTGTGCCACTAGACTTTGATTGGCAAACAGCCTGAATATTTCTGGATCGCACAAATAGCCGAGCTCAATTCCGGATTCCTGAAGGCGCGATGGCACTAAAGTTGCGGAACTGGCATGTAACATGCCCCACGTTAGATGGTTTGTCAGTGCCGCTTTGAGCGCGGCGTCCATGGTTTCACGTAAGCGAAGCTCACCGGCAATAATCCAGTCGGGGTTCCAGCGCATCAGCGTCTCAAATCCCGCTATCCAAGCCTGTCCTTCTGCTTCACGGTCCAGTCCTTTGCGTAGCACAGCTTTCTGGACGGACCCGAAGATCGGGATTTCGGGAGGATCTTCCAGCGAGATGACTTTCCGGCGACAGTTGTCGCGCTTTTGCCTATACCCAATGAAGTTGGCTAATGTCGTGGATTTACCTGATCCGGTAGGGCCTGAGAACAATGCGATGCCCGAGGGGTGCTCTGCTACGGCCGAGACGTCTTCTTGATGCTTGGAATCAAATCCCAGTTCCACCAGCGAACGCGGTTCACCCAAGTCGTAGTGCAAGCGCAGAGCCATGAATGGCCGCTCTTCGTCAGTGGGGCCGGTGGACACTCGTACTTGGTGCAGGCCCATGCCTTCGGTGTGGCGTCGTTTAACCCTTCCTCCTTGGTCTCGATTTCCGTCATATGACTGATCGGATGTCGCTTCGCACATTGAGTCATAGATGGTGCGAATCAGTTGCCGGGCACGATCGGGTTTCAATGAGAAGCGTCGTTCGATGTCACTTGCAATTCGGTATTGGATCTCAGCGTTCTTGTCATACACCTCGATAAAAATGTCGCTCGCACGTTCCTGAGCTGCTTCGGCGATCATGGAAGCCACCTGACTTTCCTCTGCGGTCCAATTTGCGGTTCCTGAGTCGTTGGAGCCAGCCTCGGAATGCTTGGTGTACAGACGCTGAAGGTCCGAGTAGGGCACAGTACGCACTTCCGTGTATGGAATCGACTTGCCGTCTGAGAGTAGTTTCCTGCGGTCGAGCATAGCTATGTAACTTCGAACCAGTACATCTGCGTGCGCACCTTCTGCCAGGTAGAGCACGCCCTGGTCGGTTAGCGCAGCCTTGGCCTGGACTGCTGGCGAAGCATGAAAATCATGACCCTCGACCGAGGAGAGGATCACCATTGCGGGGGTGGCAGTCGTTTGCTCTGGAAGCGCTTGGGGTTCTGGCGGTTGCTCACCCGGAAGTTCCGGGAGCGGGTCGATTGCGTCTTCGAGCTCGGTGTCTAACAGCTCTAGTTCAGGTAGTGCACTCATTGTTCGCTCACTGTGGTGGTAATGGAAACGCACCAGGCAGACCTGGCAGGGACTCTGCACGCGTGGGCGCATCGGCAGACCGTGACGAGGATGCGGCACCCGAGAGCTCAAACAGTTCATCGTTTCGTCGGACTTTGACGCCCTGTTGGTCAATGTGAGAAACCTCGTAGCCGCCGGGCAATTTCTCGCCACGGCCAGCGATCACTGCAGCGCCGTCAGCCATTACAAACTTTGCGAGCCAGCCTGAGGCTGTGGATCTTCGCCAGGCCACCTGAGGCAATGAGACCTGAATTCGACCGCCGGCCTCGGCTTCATCAACATACCGATCAAACTCGGCTTGCTGCTTTGCACGTGCGGCTTTTGCTTTCAGGAGGATTTCTTCTTGCATGATTGCGTCCAAGTCGCTCACTGTCACCGCCGCTGTACCCGATTCGGGTGGTTGGGCTAGCGCGGGCCCCCACAGGGCCAGGATCAGCAACGCTACGCCGGCCGCGCCGGATTTATTCACCATATAGTTCACCTTTCAAGCTCCAATTCAATTTTCCGTCGGCATTGAAGACCAACTCGACCTCTTGCAGACGCACGCCGTCCTGCTCAATTCCTTGGAGCAACTGGACCGGATTGCGAGGTGTGGATTTGATCGACCAGCTGGCCGTTTTCCAGT includes:
- a CDS encoding lytic transglycosylase domain-containing protein, whose product is MIEFIELAKACAPDVHATTMMAIVRHESGFDPLAIGVNEKPHRSIKSKTRKEAIQAVQALLDSGKNFDAGYGQINSANWKWLGITPENVFDPCTNLGAAQRVLVNCYEGASKKLNGPDALLAALSCYNTGNYRNGLINGYVDKVLAGAKSTEHVKVPALSTGSKDHAHQLGAKSPQSKLQDAVPSKMNPDALGRNSKPDAFHAPRPDAFSQPFQAFSPVGSIIYHGRR
- a CDS encoding TrbM/KikA/MpfK family conjugal transfer protein, which encodes MTIHLRVRRFCAFSLVLPALLLSSGARAQAQAGDFSLFTGTVRLACEALLCLSSSAGGATSTCNPALSYFYGINEKRLSDTIAARHNFLQQCPSASQTPEMASLADAISKGAGRCDAKSLNRALGSWHTDQYGNEWIRTRDRKPNYCGAYVQHEYTDLVETTPVYLGTVEDGGYWVSPEDYESEMVKYQAALEKRKLEEERFRRNHSSW
- the pilV gene encoding shufflon system plasmid conjugative transfer pilus tip adhesin PilV, whose amino-acid sequence is MRNISNILTNALDKCGGPRKQKGFGLFEMLAAIAIVTLLYQGLSSVIAEQRATPQINETAAHLEKISIAAAQYVSDNYASLTATLPLNGAARTISQATLRDTGYLSPNIAQNNPYGQRYTLRVRHTTQGSGSNTRNVLEPLVVTEGGRAIPDKHLLRIAGKLKAGGSIRSDQPNTAVGNNGGWQAALSSFGGSPGLGHLAVGMFVSDAGMMSEFLHRSAVPGRPEVNRMNTDINMASNAIRSASSIQTGEAHLTRVVAQATSCSPAGAIARDAAGNPMSCQAGVWTETASLNWVGGQGQRMRMTAANGQTMWMQNLNGKYRWVNSPWTAEIASIDQAGNFRASGSVSTGGSVSASGNVAASGNVTASGDVRGRHLSAMGNVTASGNVSASGNLAASQYITGNRLITREYVQLGGIATEGAACTPFGLVGRNSAGKLLNCESGRWKSSGNSPNAWWASCFGTYNASITPPTYSTHHCVHSGDGDHVCCPK
- a CDS encoding ATPase, T2SS/T4P/T4SS family — its product is MKTKRLAQAHFVDIVLGPDFCDVKIEGPTVIEARCVEDEFAEDVRALRELCLQRHKYGAEFTIQYDTLRFRATTMEQDNGPIWFLSRIDAQVRPLSELPVPRRFATYVLRPRLHGLILVTGGFGAGKTTTASSLFAQRIATLGGTGIALEDPTAEVQMGGRQGAGRVLQFPVTRHEGGYHTALQLVRRSRANLVFVGEIRDALTAVEAQDIANTDMPVIATMHASSIEEAFDKYQAYMRSRHSSSAEANARLAMSVAGIIHLTKQYVPIPDQDPEARYQSRSLILDHSDPACTGAIGKIRQGNFVGLGDEITQQAARDLSGI
- a CDS encoding type 4 pilus major pilin, yielding MKLLELLTKTADNRHLRQRQHGFYMSPAVWSLAIFVAVALAGYGIYQYINSGTNVTVESTNLMMVTSGAKSLKSGGSYANVDNPALQRIKAFGNMTGSAPGGTVRHGWGGTVVVTGTASQLEIAYNAVPSDACDRFVVTAMNTGEFVEPAPTCSDTGASDLTFVAY
- a CDS encoding type II secretion system F family protein translates to MSPMLRAFNAHSRRSAFKRDQRVNFYRSMELYLRAGARKLEALRKLNETYSKHLSMWQRAGNKLFMLLGGRKPIFRPVIAAVAETAWLRRSLPLDQALKEWLPPAELAILASGERSGNLINAFSMAGRFARQQGGMWMQIVGAFAYPLVLMLMIMGMLYFISDTMLPTMGIHSTAMFSTKTQIVLWAAMFVNQYWYLAIALPIVATCTIIGSLSRWKGTWRIKADRYPPWSIYRRTHGALFLYTFAVLQKSGIPIQTALASLAQNANPWLKTRISAAMYGVRQGYNLGTSFRNAGHDFPDWEALPVMETMGSLSGSDDALIEYAENWLEDTANQIQKFSRRLSAISMAWVAVCILLLALSVIEIIFLSFR
- a CDS encoding ATPase, T2SS/T4P/T4SS family — protein: MSALPELELLDTELEDAIDPLPELPGEQPPEPQALPEQTTATPAMVILSSVEGHDFHASPAVQAKAALTDQGVLYLAEGAHADVLVRSYIAMLDRRKLLSDGKSIPYTEVRTVPYSDLQRLYTKHSEAGSNDSGTANWTAEESQVASMIAEAAQERASDIFIEVYDKNAEIQYRIASDIERRFSLKPDRARQLIRTIYDSMCEATSDQSYDGNRDQGGRVKRRHTEGMGLHQVRVSTGPTDEERPFMALRLHYDLGEPRSLVELGFDSKHQEDVSAVAEHPSGIALFSGPTGSGKSTTLANFIGYRQKRDNCRRKVISLEDPPEIPIFGSVQKAVLRKGLDREAEGQAWIAGFETLMRWNPDWIIAGELRLRETMDAALKAALTNHLTWGMLHASSATLVPSRLQESGIELGYLCDPEIFRLFANQSLVAQVCPHCSKPYEEGRNGLSTGLITRIEKHCNPETVRLRGRGCEHCYRGVLRIRTICAEVMTTDHALMTVYRTKGAQALRREWVLERGGKTKAAHMIEKINAGLIDPSDAERTVLPLNADDQLWEVAQ